The following coding sequences are from one Nicotiana tabacum cultivar K326 chromosome 1, ASM71507v2, whole genome shotgun sequence window:
- the LOC142181098 gene encoding uncharacterized protein LOC142181098 has product MEKKLGRPMNQDELFRETHIVKKKKETDQERWVEGRASTVHDRFRVEAEEFIRGQPPNESGAPFQLSTEDVERLWTRAAGGPKWGKVYGLPAKTFHRYRCGMQGMGTSSQAEQLDGRASPLCGRL; this is encoded by the exons atg gaaaagaagttgggccgtccgatgaaccaagatgagctattcagggagactcatattgtgaagaagaagaaagagacggatcaagaaaggtgggtcgagggacgtgcctcgactgtacat GATCGCTTCAGAGTTGAAGCTGAGGAATTCATACGCGGccagccacctaatgagtcgggcgcGCCATTCCAACTTTCGACCGAGGATGTTGAAAGACTATGGACGCGGGCTgcaggcggtccaaaatgggggaaggtatacggccTTCCTGCTAAGACATTCCATCGCTAtaggtgtggaatgcaaggaatggggacttcctcgcaagccgagcaacttgatgggagagcctctccgctatgcgggagactgtga